CTTCGCCGCACCCGCTCGAAGCCCGGCGAGGTGCTCGTCCTTTTCTCGCGGTGCCTCCAGCGCTCCGCGTGCGACGCCAACATCACCGACGACCTCGCCAACTGCCGGCGCTGCGGCCAATGTCTGGTCACCCGCTTTCTCGAACTGGGCGAGCGGTGCGGCGTCCAGGTGTCCATGGCGACGGGGGGCCGCCTCGCCGCCCAGCGCGCCGCGGACGCGTCGGTCAAGGCCATCGTGGCCGTGGCCTGCGGCAAGGAATTGCGCGCGGGCATCTTCGCCTCGCTGCCCAAGGCCGTCCTCGCCCGCTCGATCGAGTGGCCGTGCGGCCCGTGCAAGGATACGACCATCGAGTTCCGCGAGGTCGAAGAGGCCGTCCGATGGTTCCTCCGGTGACGCCCGCCACGCCGTCCGCCCGCAGCGCCGCCCTGG
The DNA window shown above is from Planctomycetota bacterium and carries:
- a CDS encoding DUF116 domain-containing protein — protein: LRRTRSKPGEVLVLFSRCLQRSACDANITDDLANCRRCGQCLVTRFLELGERCGVQVSMATGGRLAAQRAADASVKAIVAVACGKELRAGIFASLPKAVLARSIEWPCGPCKDTTIEFREVEEAVRWFLR